The nucleotide window AACCTGCCCATGTTCAGGTTCATAAAATCGAGCCAAAATATTTAATATTGTTGATTTTCCTGCACCTGTCGGACCGACTAACGCAATCGTATCTCCTTCATTCACTTCAAATGAAATATTCTTTAAGGTTGACTGATCGCCTTCATATGAAAAAGTGACATTTTCAAATTTTACATTTCCTTGTAACGTTGCATATTTTTTGGCATGTTCCTCATCTCGATTTTCAATCGGTTCTTCCATAATAGCAAAAACTCTTTCTGCTCCAGCAACAGCTGATAATACCATATTTAATTGATTGGCTAGATCATTTAGTGGACGTGTGAACTGTCTAGCATAAGCTGTGAATGTAACGATGACTCCTATTGTTACATACCCATTAATCGCTAAGATTCCTCCCACTCCTACTATGGCAGCGAAGCTTACATTGTTTAGCATGTTCATCAGCTTTGGAATAAAGCCCGTGTACGTTTGTGCCCAGAAGCCTGCTTGACGGTACTCTTCATTTCTCTCTTGAAAGGTTGCCTTCATCTCTTCTTCTTTACTGTACATCTTGATTAATTGTTGGCCTGACAAGGATTCTTCTACAAAACCATTTAACTCTCCTAAATGTTTTTGCTGTTCTTTAAAATAGCGTCCTGTTCGCTTCGTAATCCATCGCAAGCCAAAAAATAAAAATGGAACAATCATTAACGTTACGAGGGTCATTAACGGACTTAACCATAACATCATTCCAATTGTCCCAACAATCATCAACGAGCTTGTTGCAATTTGTAGGACAGCGGAATTGAGTGTTCTACTAACATTTTCAATATCATTCGTCATTCGACTCATTAACTCACCTTGCTGGCGTTCTTGAAAAAAAGCAAGTGGGAGATTTTGCAAGTGGAAAAACAAATCATTTCTCATTTGAAATACTGTTTTCTGAGATATATCGATCATCCAATTATTTTGTAAAACGAGAGTTATCATCTGCAATACGTAAATGATGACTAAAAGGCCTATAAAGTAGAGCGTCTTTTCCACATCTGCTTTAACAATTAATTCATCAACGGCTACACCTAAAAAATACGGGGCCATAAGTGCTAAAATGGAAGAGAGGATAACCGTGAACAAAGTAATCATAAAACGGACCCTATACACGCGCATATAGCCCCATATTTTCCAAATGGTTGTTCGCCAACCGTTTTGTTGTTCCTTCTTATTTCGATTATTGAACATATCTACTCCTTTCTCCCTGTTGCTGCGAGGCATAAATTGATTGATAGAGTGGATTATTTTCTAATAGATCAAAATGAGTTCCTTTTCCGACAATCTTTCCTTCGTTTAGAAGCAAAATAAGTTCACTTTGCTTAATCGAACTAAGTTTTTGTGCTACCATCACAACTGTACAAGAATACTCCTGAAGTGCTTCTAGTAACCGTTTTTCAGTTTCGGCATCCAATGCACTCGTACTATCATCAAGAAGCAACACACTCGGTTTTCGAATTAATGCTCTTGCAATCGAAAGCCGTTGTTTTTGACCACCTGAAAGATTCATCCCTTTTTGGCCAATGTAGCTGTCGTAACCAGCGGGAAGGGAAAGAATAAAATCATGAATTTGAGCACTTTTGGCTGCCGCAATGACTTCTTCATCCGATGCATCCTTTTTTCCCCATAAAATATTATCGCGAATGGATCCTGAGAAAAGATGTGCTTCTTGT belongs to Bacillus spongiae and includes:
- a CDS encoding ABC transporter ATP-binding protein, producing MFNNRNKKEQQNGWRTTIWKIWGYMRVYRVRFMITLFTVILSSILALMAPYFLGVAVDELIVKADVEKTLYFIGLLVIIYVLQMITLVLQNNWMIDISQKTVFQMRNDLFFHLQNLPLAFFQERQQGELMSRMTNDIENVSRTLNSAVLQIATSSLMIVGTIGMMLWLSPLMTLVTLMIVPFLFFGLRWITKRTGRYFKEQQKHLGELNGFVEESLSGQQLIKMYSKEEEMKATFQERNEEYRQAGFWAQTYTGFIPKLMNMLNNVSFAAIVGVGGILAINGYVTIGVIVTFTAYARQFTRPLNDLANQLNMVLSAVAGAERVFAIMEEPIENRDEEHAKKYATLQGNVKFENVTFSYEGDQSTLKNISFEVNEGDTIALVGPTGAGKSTILNILARFYEPEHGQVWVDDIALTKIKRASLREHLGLVLQDSFLFETTIMENIRYGNLGATDEEVIIAAKRANAHEFIMAFQDGYHTILSEKTTISFGQRQLIAIARAFLKEPSLLLLDEATSSIDTITELKINDALSTLMNNRTTFVIAHRLNTILNADNILVLNNGEIIEQGKHEELLERNGFYAKLYYQQRLTETG